Within the Dehalococcoidia bacterium genome, the region CGAATGGAAACGGCAACAGCAAGTCGGTGGTGGTCTTGCAGCTGAGCGGAGGGAACGACGCGCTCAACACGCTGATCCCATACAACGAGGGTCTGTACTACGATCAGCGGCCGTACCTCGGCATTCCGCAGGACGAAGTGCTGCACCTAGACAACAAAGTAGGACTGAACCCGGCTATGGGGCCGATCAAGTCGCTGTGGGATGAGGGCAAGGTCGCGGTCATACAGGGAATCGGTTACCCGAGTCCCAACAGGTCGCACTTCCGGTCTATGGACGTGTGGCACACCGCCCAGCCCGCCGACATCGCTCCTGAGGGCTGGCTCGGTCAGGCCATCAGGGACCTCGATCCCAAGGCCGAGAACGTGGTAACCGGTGTCAACTTCGGTCGCGGTCTCCCGCGCGCCATGTACGCCAAAGACGTACCTGTTGCCTCAGTCGGCAACCTCGAAACCTACGGCCTCATGCCAGACATCAAGGACGAGGCGGCGCGCGCCCTGGCGCTGGAGGCCTTCTCCCATATCTACGGCGGCTCAGGCAAGGACACCATCTCGCAGTTCATCAGCCAGGTCGGCATGGACGCGCTCAAGGGCGCCGACATACTCAAGACCGCACCGGGATCGTACTCGTCCAGTGTCGAATACGCC harbors:
- a CDS encoding DUF1501 domain-containing protein: MTANGNGNSKSVVVLQLSGGNDALNTLIPYNEGLYYDQRPYLGIPQDEVLHLDNKVGLNPAMGPIKSLWDEGKVAVIQGIGYPSPNRSHFRSMDVWHTAQPADIAPEGWLGQAIRDLDPKAENVVTGVNFGRGLPRAMYAKDVPVASVGNLETYGLMPDIKDEAARALALEAFSHIYGGSGKDTISQFISQVGMDALKGADILKTAPGSYSSSVEYADNPIAENMKNIAQVMFADVGTRVFYTQHGSFDTHANELASHGKLWNEVSTAVADFMDDLKEHGKDKDTVILLFSEFGRRINDNGAGTDHGSGGVAFVIGGDVNGGLYADFPSLRPEDQLEGDMHFSNDFRLTYSTILDRWLGVDPEPITNGNFEQFDFIRS